AACACCTGACGAATAGGGACACATATTTCCTTAATCAGAATAATAAATCAGCCAATTCTCGCGTTAAGTGCCTGACCTCCAAGTAAATGAAAATGCAGATGCCCCACAATTTGGCCACCATCGGTTCCCATGTTAGAAACTACTCGATAACCTGATTCATTCACTTCAAATTCCTCAGCCAATCGGCGAACAACTCCGAAAAGGCGGCCAACTAATGGTTCATTTTCAGGGGTAATATCATTCACGCTTCGCAAATGGACTTTCGGTATAATAACTATGTGCACTGGTGCCAATGGCTGAATGTCTTTAAAAGCCATAAGTTCTTGATCTTCATAAACAATTTCACTGGGGATTTCCTTTTGTACGATTTTGCAAAAAATACAATCAGACATTTTATTTATTCCCTCCATTATCTTATTCAATTATCCTTTTAAGTGACAAATTTTAACACATAAATTGAGATATCCCGAGCAACT
This Desulfosporosinus orientis DSM 765 DNA region includes the following protein-coding sequences:
- a CDS encoding histidine triad nucleotide-binding protein; this translates as MSDCIFCKIVQKEIPSEIVYEDQELMAFKDIQPLAPVHIVIIPKVHLRSVNDITPENEPLVGRLFGVVRRLAEEFEVNESGYRVVSNMGTDGGQIVGHLHFHLLGGQALNARIG